The proteins below are encoded in one region of Triticum aestivum cultivar Chinese Spring chromosome 1B, IWGSC CS RefSeq v2.1, whole genome shotgun sequence:
- the LOC123080913 gene encoding uncharacterized protein encodes MSHHHSAVTLPASYRLPTHMVSPSTRCGSRRQGALPVHVGGLPVLVARVLQAGAGLLPVPLAARPARRSVLPDADGQGERAEAGGRNVPSGAEEAAGAGSAVPEAAVRGGGVQRDDARLAADVNPGKLDPMDNHISFQCEDMGAMEKRLKEMGIRYMKRTINEEEGSPIDQLFFNDPDGFMIEICNCENLELVPAGALGHLRLPRDRHNPPLRMDGGAR; translated from the exons ATGTCCCACCACCACTCGGCCGTCACGCTCCCGGCGTCGTACCGGCTGCCCACACACATGGTCTCGCCGTCGACGCGATGCGGGTCACGCCGGCAGGGCGCACTTCCGGTCCATGTAGGCGGCCTGCCGGTACTGGTCGCCCGAGTTCTACAAGCCGGCGCCGGCCTTCTCCCCGTGCCGCTCGCCGCTCGCCCCGCGCGGAGAT CAGTGCTGCCGGACGCCGACGGGCAAGGGGAGCGAGCTGAAGCAGGCGGCCGTAACGTGCCCTCCGGCGCCGAGGAAGCCGCGGGCGCTGGCAGCGCCGTGCCGGAAGCAGCTGTTCGAGGTGGAGGTGTCCAGAGAGACGACGCGCGACTGGCCGCCGACGTCAACCCCGGCAAGCTCGACCCCATGGACAACCACATCTCGTTCCAG TGCGAGGACATGGGCGCGATGGAGAAGAGGCTGAAGGAGATGGGGATCAGGTACATGAAGAGGACCATCAACGAGGAGGAGGGTTCGCCGATCGACCAGCTCTTCTTCAACGACCCCGACGGCTTCATGATCGAGATCTGCAACTGCGAGAACCTTGAGCTCGTCCCCGCCGGCGCGCTTGGCCACCTCAGGCTCCCCCGCGACCGCCACAACCCGCCTCTCCGGATGGATGGCGGAGCTCGCTGA